The Ziziphus jujuba cultivar Dongzao chromosome 1, ASM3175591v1 genome segment AGCAGATCATGGGATCCCAGAATTAattctactactactactactaccatCACAAATTCAGATCATATGAACCATTCTCAGTTCATTAACTGGCACAATCCGAATCCAACCACACCGCAATTCATCACCACTTCTTCATCTGCTAATAACTTCCACATCCACACCTTGAGAGAAGACTTCAACTCCAGAGAGCGAAGCGGTAGCTGCTCCGGAGACACCGTGAGGATGTCCAGGGGATTCGATCTCGAAAGGCCTGCCGCCGAGGGAGACATGTCGACAGGAATCAGCGCCGTCAACGAAGATCATCAAGCCGCCGCCACCGCCAGTGGTTTGAGTTCTCACAATCTTGTccttaaaagaaacaaaatgatgACAGTGATGATGAGCACTACAACTACTACAGAAAGGTCTGATGATGAAGAAAGTGAAGTGGAATTGACATTGAGTATCGGAAGTTGCTTGAGCAAGAAGAAATCGAAATCCGGGAAACCGAATCAGCTTGATTCATCTGCATCTTTTAAAGCTGATCATAGACCAGAAGGAGATTGCAGTGACCCCACAACCCCAATGAGCAGCTCTAGTGCAACATTTGACCAGGAAAGAAAACAGCCACATTGGCTTTTCCATGGTTTAAAGCTTAAATAGGTGGGCTTTTACCTTTTAACTTCAAATTTCTGAGAGTTTATGATCATCCTTTTAATTTGAACCATTGAATTTGCAAATGGGttcattattgatatatatatatatatatatatatatatatccattctaatttttagttgtcacttttttttcttt includes the following:
- the LOC107403651 gene encoding uncharacterized protein LOC107403651 isoform X3; translation: MSYRVCSGMGTKIEYAVNLLGTSPNSNSFTVHGVDDWNYFLNTGLKVKSRRSKLENKIHNFMDRMLGKHNVDSIRRTMQMHEDIFNYQVKELHRLYSAQKKLMSEVKKEITKQSRSWDPRINSTTTTTTITNSDHMNHSQFINWHNPNPTTPQFITTSSSANNFHIHTLREDFNSRERSGSCSGDTVRMSRGFDLERPAAEGDMSTGISAVNEDHQAAATASGLSSHNLVLKRNKMMTVMMSTTTTTERSDDEESEVELTLSIGSCLSKKKSKSGKPNQLDSSASFKADHRPEGDCSDPTTPMSSSSATFDQERKQPHWLFHGLKLK
- the LOC107403651 gene encoding uncharacterized protein LOC107403651 isoform X2, which gives rise to MGTKIEYAVNLLGTSPNSNSFTVHGVDDWNYFLNTGLKVKSRRSKLENKIHNFMDRMLGKHNVDSIRRTMQMHEDIFNYQTFEDGRSSLTKLLRKPIQKKKKLQVKELHRLYSAQKKLMSEVKKEITKQSRSWDPRINSTTTTTTITNSDHMNHSQFINWHNPNPTTPQFITTSSSANNFHIHTLREDFNSRERSGSCSGDTVRMSRGFDLERPAAEGDMSTGISAVNEDHQAAATASGLSSHNLVLKRNKMMTVMMSTTTTTERSDDEESEVELTLSIGSCLSKKKSKSGKPNQLDSSASFKADHRPEGDCSDPTTPMSSSSATFDQERKQPHWLFHGLKLK
- the LOC107403651 gene encoding uncharacterized protein LOC107403651 isoform X1; protein product: MSYRVCSGMGTKIEYAVNLLGTSPNSNSFTVHGVDDWNYFLNTGLKVKSRRSKLENKIHNFMDRMLGKHNVDSIRRTMQMHEDIFNYQTFEDGRSSLTKLLRKPIQKKKKLQVKELHRLYSAQKKLMSEVKKEITKQSRSWDPRINSTTTTTTITNSDHMNHSQFINWHNPNPTTPQFITTSSSANNFHIHTLREDFNSRERSGSCSGDTVRMSRGFDLERPAAEGDMSTGISAVNEDHQAAATASGLSSHNLVLKRNKMMTVMMSTTTTTERSDDEESEVELTLSIGSCLSKKKSKSGKPNQLDSSASFKADHRPEGDCSDPTTPMSSSSATFDQERKQPHWLFHGLKLK